The Zeugodacus cucurbitae isolate PBARC_wt_2022May chromosome 4, idZeuCucr1.2, whole genome shotgun sequence genome includes the window GTCACTCCCAGATCCAACACCCTCAAACCTACTCAAAAACCCTTCAACTAAAAACTTAATAacactaataaattatttaaagttttgtaaCCTATACAATAAATTATGAACTTACTATTCCTTCACATCTTTCACTCACGCTAACATGTTCCATCCCACCTAAATTAACTGCACTACTATATATCCTCACATACATATTAGCTTAAGGCCCCAGATGCCATAGCTTTAACTTAATATATTGTTCTATAATTTAGTTATAGCTTCAATattcttgtaaataaataaataaataaataaataaataaagaaaacaacaaattaaataatatttaacaaaactcCATTTCCATTCAATTTTATGGTTCAATAGGAAACGAAATAATATTTGCAGGGTTGCAAGCGAGCAATGTAAGACAATTTTAATTCTTTAGTGTTCACTAAACACAGCCAATGGAAGTGTCaaattgacagctgtcaaaaataAGCCAGTATTACCAATCACACGTATCGTTTCTTCTTGTCTCTTTCTTTTTCCGGTCACCACAATGGTAAgacctaaactaaatttttccaataattatttattttcaaacatcGTTGTATATTCTTATTTTCTGCAATATACGATGTATTTGAAACTTGTGGAAATTAAAACAGTGCAATATGTaatgaaactattttttgtGCACCATTTCAGGGTATTGATATCAGCCACAAATACGATCGCAAAGTTCGCAGAACTGAGCCCAAATCTCAGGATGTCTACTTGCGTCTTCTTGTTAAGGTAAGTACTTTTCCAATAAATTGATGGTGTAATTAGCTGGACGTACAAATTTGCAATGTATTATTTCACAAGACATATATTGTACGTTTCGTTAATTAAACTGTTTGCCTCTATGGTGTTGTAATTATACTACAATAATTCTTATGTTATTTCTTTACAGTTGTACCGCTTCCTGCAGCGTCGTACAAACAAGAAGTTCAATCGCATTGTGTTGAAGCGTCTGTTTATGAGCAGAATTAACCGCCCACCAATGTCGTTGCAGCGTGTCAGCCGTTTCTTCAAGAAAGCCGCTCAACCCGAagctactattgttgttgttggtagcaTTACCAATGACATCCGTCTTTTGAAAGTACCCAAAATGACAATTTGCGCTCTGCATGTCACACAAACAGCTCGCGAGCGTATCATTAAGGCTGGTGGTGAGGTATTGACTTTCGATCAGCTGGCACTTAAATCGCCAACTGGTAAGAATACATTGTTGCTGCAAGGAAAACGTACTGCTCGCGAAGCCTGCAAGCACTTCGGCAAGGCTCCTGGTGTGCCACACTCTCACACCCGGCCCTATGTCCGATCAAAGGGACGCAAATTCGAGCGTGCTCGTGGTCGTCGCTCCAGCTGCGGTTACAAGAAGTAAACAATCGGTTTTACACGTTTATACTTTAGTTATTAGATTGTGTACATCCGCTATATTCATATTTGTGACAAAGGTTATACCTTTAGAGTGCATGTCATCCTGCACTATatgaataatacaaataaaagattaattacttttaatgttttccaaagtaaaatatgtgtttttaaGTGCTTAGTTAGTTAGATGAGGTTAATTCTGTGCTATGGAAATGTGCCGCAACGTAGATACAAGTGGGTTAACCTATATTTATGCTCTTTTTAGAAATACTACTAAAAGATTAAACCAAAATATATTCTGCAACTATGTGGACAAAACGCGATTTAACAAGGTGTAGCACTAGTGCTTTAAAATCATTGAATCTGTTtcgtatttattgaaattacaaCCAATGATTGATTACCTTTGAAGTTGAaagttttataatatgtacatcaaattaaattaatttgaaatatatagacATCCTCACTAGTATTGTTATTGTAGTGTTTACAATACACAGGTTTTTATTTGagacatatttatacatttgatCCTATTGTAAATGCCCACTCCAGTAATTAATTAATGGCTGGTCCTGAGCTTGCACGCCTAAAACTTTTCTTAGCTTTGCTTGACCATTGGCAGACTTTGCGCGGTTTAGACATATGACTTTGCTGTTAGacacataaacaaaaaaaaaacgttaatttTAAGTACAATTATTGAGGGCACATATCGAATATACGAACTTTTTCCACTCTTCGATTATCacttttgtttgcttatttaaCACCAGTGGTGTGAAACGTTTTTCGTCCACTGCCTTCATCAATTTAACCATCAAATCGGGCCCTgcagaaaatatttgcattaaaataacAGCGACATGTTCATATAAGATCTTATTTAACATACATTTTCTCGGCAATTCTCCTGGCCATTTTACACAAACCTTCTGACCATCAGCGGAATCATCTAAAAAGTCTACACGATACACAGAGCTGCAGGCCATCGGTACTGCTATTTCGTTCGAtacagatattattttatagtcCGAACTAATAGAGTGTTGATGTTGTGCATCAATACGCATGAGATTATGCATAGGTTCTGGAAGTAGTTTTTTCAAACACAACATAAAGTTTAACGTACGATCTGAGCTGCCGCGTACAATTATCTGTAAGTTATGAACAAAACTGAatcaatcgattttttttttgttatattatttctacTTTTATTCCAGTTAGAGCACAGTAAACGACTGTGTCAAATTCTCGTCGTACGACTTCCTTCACATGTCTTAGCGAATAAAACTCCTCACGCTCCGGATCATTAATAGTTTCCTCATACTTTTGTATCATTGGTAATGTTATGTTATAAGTCAAACGCTGTTGCGGTGGCCTATCACTGCTTTGTGGCGGTAACCAAGGCAAATTGCCGAAAGTTACATGCTCTGTTAGAAATCGTGAGCCCGCTAACAGTATCCACGAAAAATGTGAATGTAAGTATGCAAAAATATTCTCTTCACCAGTTAATTCTACTAAAGAACGTGGTGTTTGTACCAAAACTTGAGCACTGGATAACCGTTGTTGACGGGGTAATTCCTTGGTctcatcattaatttttttagcagaTGCTTGTATGTCTGCGGATATTTTGCGTAGATGTTCTGCTAAAAATGGTTTTGTGTTTAGAAGAAAGTACTTATCCTTCATCAGAACAATTATTGAGAAGAGTTGGTAGAATCCGCGTGCCTAGCATAATGGAAATGTAATACTGATTaagcatatattttaataaaattaaccgGTAAGTTACCTGCAAATCGTTCACTTGAAATGTATGACTTAACACATGTCCCCTTGAAGAGTCACCAAAGAATACAAAACCTCCATCTTTATTGGAGTTAATTTCGCAGCTGAGACTTCGCACAGCTGCCTGTTTAACTAGCAGTTGTACATCCGCCAATGCGGCTGTCTGTGTGCTTAAGAAAGTAGCTCCGCTTTCATTATCTTTACTGTACATGCCATTAGTTTGTCCAAGGGAATTGCACGcagaacaaattttattttctacatgTTGTTGATTCAACTGCAGTTCTTCAAGTTTTGTATCTCGTAATGTTTGCGTACAGAATATAGCATTAGGGCCATGCGCTTCACAGAAGTGACACAGGGCAATAACTGCGTTCATATTATCACTATtaagattatttaatttaatagatAAAGAAACTCAATAAAACTccgatatatattttctattgttttgttttcttaaatcaatttttatctTCCTTTCTTTTACATTCGCAAATGACATCCAGCTGATTGTGGCGTTGccactaaagaaaaacaaatctgATAATTCAAATCTTAAAGATTTATATATCTCAAAGTGTATCCTAACAGTgcatatttgttaaaatttgaattatctgttgttttttgaataaattttcctatattttgttgtatatgtacattaaatatatataaaaccaaaTAGATTGtagaatatttagaaaaaaaaacgtgCTTTACTAGAATATTCAACACTGGCGTTTGTCTAATAAGAagaatacataaatactttgCACATTCGTTCTTGTGCTCATTCTTTGAGTTGAATTCGCCCGATAACGACATAATTGACAACGGTTCGGTTTATTAATACTGTTcccaacaaagaaaaaataatataactacAATTCCATTTGTTTTCAAtctatcttttatttttggaattggaaaaactgaaaattctcaaacggaaaagttaaaataaaaagagcATTCTTTataattagattaaattaagaATTGTTTTACTTAGAATTTTTATAAGCAAAATTTTAAGCAAGAGTGAATGAACAAATTAGCCAGCAAAGGAAAATTAAGGCATCGTAAAACCGAAAAATCGATTAAAGGGGGACAAATAGGAGGAGTGCAATCGCATATGTATTAGCcaaaaattgttagaaaaaaCTCAGAATTGTGTTTCGTGcatcaataatattaaaaaagtaatttttgttaaaaaagtaAAGTAGAAATACATACCGAAAACCACATATTAAAAAATGGCTGACGTTGAATCAAGTGCTGTTGTGCAGCAACCACCTTCAAACGCTAATAGCATGAATCTAAATTCTATTCCTCTATTGGCATCCGCCGAGCTACTCAGCGAAAGCAGTAGTGCTCAAGTAAGTctccaacaacagcaatcacaGCCGATTGCTGGTGCTCTTGGTGGAGGTAATGGTGGTACCGCTGGCACTTCCTCAAATTCGGTCAGCAATGCTAGTTCCATGGCAATGGATGTTGCAACTAGTGAAAATACAAGTCTGGTCAATAGTGGTGTGATCGGGAGTGGAGTGGTGGGTGGTGGCAATTCTTCGAGTGTTGGTGGGGGTAAAATGGACACTGGTGAGCCACCAGCCAAGAAACAAATGCTCGATCATCCGAGCACTTCTTCGGGTAGTGGGAATAGTGCTTCGCAACATGAAAAACTCGAGTACCGTCTGGGAGGGATTTTATGTTGTGCTGTTTGCTTGGATTTGCCGAAGACAGCAATGTATCAGGTGAGTACCAATGTTACacaaaaatgctaaaattaGCATTATATAGGGgtaacatttcatttatttaattttaactaatttggTACCGTtagttaatttcttttaataagtGCAATCAAGCCAGTATTTGCGATTTAGGctaaaaaaagaaatgttaattttaaatgccgCAAAAATATAGAGGTAAAAAAGTAACGGCAGTATAAAGAACAGATAGATAAATAGCTGGAG containing:
- the LOC105213301 gene encoding folliculin; this translates as MNAVIALCHFCEAHGPNAIFCTQTLRDTKLEELQLNQQHVENKICSACNSLGQTNGMYSKDNESGATFLSTQTAALADVQLLVKQAAVRSLSCEINSNKDGGFVFFGDSSRGHVLSHTFQVNDLQARGFYQLFSIIVLMKDKYFLLNTKPFLAEHLRKISADIQASAKKINDETKELPRQQRLSSAQVLVQTPRSLVELTGEENIFAYLHSHFSWILLAGSRFLTEHVTFGNLPWLPPQSSDRPPQQRLTYNITLPMIQKYEETINDPEREEFYSLRHVKEVVRREFDTVVYCALTGIKIIVRGSSDRTLNFMLCLKKLLPEPMHNLMRIDAQHQHSISSDYKIISVSNEIAVPMACSSVYRVDFLDDSADGQKVCVKWPGELPRKWPDLMVKLMKAVDEKRFTPLVLNKQTKVIIEEWKNKVICLNRAKSANGQAKLRKVLGVQAQDQPLINYWSGHLQ
- the LOC105213293 gene encoding 60S ribosomal protein L18, whose translation is MGIDISHKYDRKVRRTEPKSQDVYLRLLVKLYRFLQRRTNKKFNRIVLKRLFMSRINRPPMSLQRVSRFFKKAAQPEATIVVVGSITNDIRLLKVPKMTICALHVTQTARERIIKAGGEVLTFDQLALKSPTGKNTLLLQGKRTAREACKHFGKAPGVPHSHTRPYVRSKGRKFERARGRRSSCGYKK